The DNA window AAACTCTGCCTGCTCAAGCGCTTGCCTCAAACCACGCTGGAAGGCCGGATTGCGCCGCAGAAACTCCCAGGCCCAGCCGCGTCGCGTCAGGTGCCGCGTATAGCGATAGGATTTCTCATCCTGCCAGTCCGGCCAGTCGGCGTCATTACCTATCATAACCATGTCAGGCGCCCGTGCAGAGCACCGGGCCCCACAATATGGGACCGCCAAGACTGCCATTGTGGCGGACCGCAGCAAGTCTCTCCTCTGAGACATCCAAACAGCCGGCATCGGCGCGCGACGTGCCGATTGTCTGGGGCGGACCGATCCGGGCCAGCGGCCACCCGGCGCGACGCAGGATTCGCTCCATGCGCAAATCCGTAGCCATGACGATATGGGTGACCTGCCGCGACAAACCGAACTCGATCATGCCAGCGAGGAGTTCATAGGCGGCAGCAGCAATACTCCCACTGCCCGTCGGCGCATACAGTGGAAGATTAGGGGCGAAACGGCTGCTTTCCCAGACACTCGGTTCCTCGGGTGCCGTTCTCCCCTCCAACAGCCTCGAAAAGGCATCTCGCAACATCGTCGGCCCCGTCGGGGGCAGAAGGCGTACGCCGCCCCCGACGGAATCGCGCAACACAAGATAGTGCGGTTTCAGGGGATCGAATGAATCGATCTCGAAGCCGCCGGTCGTGCGTACCTTCCAGTCGAGCCGTTCCTTGAAGACGCGGTAGCGCAGGCGGTGGATTTCGTGAAGTTCGTCGGCAAAGGCGCCGTACCAGCCGGGCGCAATAAGCTCAATCATGATGGTCTCCTCGCAGGTATGACCCTGCCATTGGAGGCGAACCTTCATGCCGCGACTGCCTGTGCATCTGCACAGGTGGATCAAAGAGGGATTCTGTTCCTCAGAGAATTGATGATCGTGAGAAGGCCAGCAGCGTCACCGCCTGACTTTTGGTGCGCACGCCAAGCTTCTTCTTGGCATTGTCCAGATGGAAAGCGGCCGTGCGCTCCTTGATCCCCAAGATCGACCCGACTTCCCAGGCGGACTTGCCCTTCGCCGTCCATTGCAGGCATTCGTACTCACGGGCGTCAGTCTGATGCCGCTTCTACGCAAGGTTTCGCTCTGTTCGACATCCGACAATTGTTGGATGTGAGACAGGGCGCCAAATCCGCTAACCAACGGTTTCAAATGAATTTTCCTCTGTGGCACGTTCTGTGCAGCGTGTCTTGCGAACTCATCAGCAAGAAAATAGTCCCATGATCACACTCACTGAAAACGCCGTCGCCGCTGTCAAGGCCGCGCTTTCCCGCGCCGACGAACCGGCTGAAGGCTTTCGCATGATGGTCGAGGCGGGCGGCTGCGCCGGCCTCAAATACCTGATGGGTCTGGAAAGCGTCTCGCGCGAGGGCGATGCCATCATGGAGACGGACGGGGTCAAGGTGTTCGTCGACGCAAACTCCCAGCCGCATCTCGCCGGCATGACCGTTGACTTCATCACGGACCTGGAGTCCTCGGGCTTTGTCTTCGACAATCCCAATGCGCGGGACAAATGCGCCTGCGGCAAGTGCTTCGGCTAGCCGCCATAACGACAAGGATCGGCGCCATGCGGGATGACACCGACAACGATTACCTCTTCAGCGAAAAGGTCTATTTTATCAACCCGAACAATGTCGGCGCTTTGGACACCCCAATGCGGCAGGCGAGGTCGCCGCCGTCGCCTGCGGCAGTGGGCTTAAATTGACGATGGGTTTCGACCGTAAGACGCAAATGATCACCGCGGCAGCGTTCCAAACCTTCGGCCGCGGCTCGGCATTAACCGCTTTGCTCGACATTACGGAATTCATCGTCGGCAAGACCATCGATGAAGCCGATCAGGACATAGCGGATTTTCTCGGCGCCCTGCCGCCGCACACGACATACTCATCGCACGAGCGCCTCATCCTGGAGCGCGGCTTGCTGCTGATGAGCGAGTTCTTCCGTGCCGTGAGGCAGGCTTTCGAGGAGACACCAGGATTCTCACGCCTCGTCCTTGTCAAGGCATCATCGCATAAGCGACGTGATAGCGGCGTTTCTCGTAGTGATAGGCTTCGAGGAACCAGTTATCCATTGGATTGGCGGCGCCCATACCGAGCTGCGCCTGCCGAAGCGCCGGCGCGGACAGCGCAACAGCACCTCCACCGATATCATCGCAGCCATCCGGCAACTGGTGCTGATCGCCAGCGATGATCTGATCGCCGGCATTCTCATCCGCAACGGCTTGGTGACCGGGCATGGCAATCGCTGGACACGGGAGCGGGTCACCGCACACAGATCGCATCACAAGATCCCGGTCTTCCGGCCGGCACCGGTTGGTTGGGAACGAGCCATGGCTCAACCTGAACAAGGCGGCGCGCCTACTTGGCGTTGCACCCAAGACCCTCAGACTTGCCGCCGAAGCCAGCGAGATCGAGAGTCTTCATCCTTTGCCGGATGGCCCGTGGATCTTCAGCCGATCAGAACTTGGAAAGCCGCGGGCCCAGCAGATTGTTCATCGCGCGCGACAGAACCCGAAATACCCCGCGGGATCGCACCCCGATCAGCAAAACCTATTTCCCTTCAACGACATGGACAGATGGGTGTTATGAAACAGGATTCTAGAAGCGCTCGATGTAATCGAACACGTCCGCCCTAGCGTCATCCCTCGTCCTGTAGACCTTACGTGCTGTCCGCTCGGTTTTCAGCGACGAGAACAAGCTCTCCATCGCAGCATTGTCCCAGACGTTGCCCGACCGGCTCATCGAACAGGTGATGCCATGGTCGGCCATCAGGCGCTGGAACTGCTCGCTCGTAATATTGGGCGGATTCAAGCGGTCGTCGCAACACCTGAACGAAGGAGGTTGCGATGGGCATTGGAAAGCGACGATCACACCGTTCTGGACGGGCGCCGTTGCCGTCACCGGGACGTCCGCCAGTGGCGGGGCGATCTGAACTCCAGCGATTCTGGTTGGGGATTAGCGCAGGGGCTGACCAGCGAAGATGCTGCGCTGGCGGCTGGTATGTCGCAGCCTGTTGGAACCAGATTGTTCCGACAGGCGGGCGGTATGCCACCAGCAATGTTCAGATCTTCCACCAAGCCGCCGTCAGAGCGATACCTTGCGTTTGCGGAACGTGAGGAGATCGCACTTCTTCGCGTTCAGGGCCTTTCGAGACGCGAGATCGGACGCCGACTTGGCCGATCCGCCTCGACCATCTCCCGTGAGCTACGACGCAATGCCGCAACGCGCAGCGGCGGGCTGGAATATCGTGCATCGACAGCCCAATGGCACGCCGACCGATCGGCCCGTCGGCCCAAACCGACCAAGCTTGCGCTCAACACAACCTTGCGCACTTATGTGGAGCAGCGACTGGCCGGTGCGTCGTCATGTCCCCAAGTGGCGCCGCCGTTCCTGGTCCGGCCGTTCGGTGGAAGGGCCGCCGGCACGGTCCGCGAAAGGATCGGCGATGGGCCAGGGCTTGGAGCCCGGAGCAGATCGCCGACGCTTGCCGATCGACTTCCCGGACGACAAGACGATGCGCATCAGCCACGAAGCCATCTATCAAGCCCTCTTCGTTCAGGGTCGGGGAGCGCTACGCCGCGAACTGTCGGCCTGCTTGCGAACGGGGCGCGTGCTGCGGGTGTCCCCAGGGCCCGCGTACGCAGTCGAGGTAAGAGCTTTGTCTTGCCGGAGATCATGATCAGTCAACGCCCCGCCGAAGCGGCCGGTGGCGCGGTGCCGGGTCACTGGGAAGGAGACCTCATCCTTGGTCTTGGCAGCTCGGCGATCGGCACGCTGGTTGAGCGTACGACACGCTTCACGATGTTGCTGCATCTTCCCCGGCTTGTGGGGCATGGCGAAGCTCCGCGCATGAAGAATGGCCCTGCTCTCGCGGGACACGGGGCCGAAGCCGTGCGCGACGCGATTACGCGCACCATCATCACCTTGCCCGAAGAACTGCGCCCTTCGCTGACCTGGGATCAGGGAGCCGAAATGGCTCAGCACGATCGTCTCAAGATCGACGCGGGTGTCCAAGTCTACTTCTGCGATCCGCAAAGCCCCTGGCAGCGCGGCACCAACGAGAACACCAATGGGCTGCTGCGTCAGTACTTCCCGAATGGCACCGACCTGAGTGTCCACAGCGCCGACGAGATCGCCGCCGTGGCCGCGGCCCTTAATGCCCGACCGAGAAAAACCCTTGGCTGGAAAACGCCGGCAGAGGCGCTTGACGAGTTGCTGTCGTGAGTGAACACAATCAGTGTTGCGACGACCGCTTGAATCCACCTGGGCTCCCTTGATCGCTGTGGTGCAGCAGACTGTCCGGCCTGCCTCTGCGCCAGATCGCCATGATTAGGGCGTCGGTGACGAGTTGCGCCGGCGAAGCGGGCTCAACTCGGCCATTTTATTGCTCCTGTTCTCAAGATTGCGCTTCAACAGCCGCAATCCTCTAAAACAGAAGCTTCGCCCGCAGACCGACCCGCCAAATGCCGCGTCAGCGGCTTCGTTCAATCCCAATTTTCCGATTTTCCAAACGGCCTCTTACAAACAGGTCAATTCGATGGCTCGCGAATGTTGAACCCTCTGTAACCAGCGGTAGCTACTTCGTCGCAAATTTTTTGATACGTGGGCACGCCACCGACGTACGGAATGAACACAGCCCGGTTTCCGGGAATATTTACGGCCAGATACCAAGATTTCGCTTGAGTGTACAACGTTTCTTCGGCCGCTTTACTAACTTGGTCCCTCCATTTTTCCTCAGCTGACGCAGCTGCTTCTATATACGCGGCGCTTACCCCTATCAGATGCGCAATCCACTCAGCTACCCATTTAACATCGTATTCGATGGCAACTATCATGTCGGTTAGGACTGTAGGGCTTCCCGGTCCAGTAACAATAAACAAGTTTTGAAAGCCGGAACTCATCAATCCAAGAAATGTATTCGGCCCATCTTGCCATTTCTCTTTGAGGGTGAGGTTCCACCGTCCAACAATATCGATTTTGCTGAGCGCACCTGTCATCGCATCAAAACCTGTCGCTAGCACTAAAATGTCTGGCTCGTAAAAGTCAGAGCCAGCCGCTA is part of the Mesorhizobium loti genome and encodes:
- a CDS encoding transcriptional regulator domain-containing protein — translated: MVMIGNDADWPDWQDEKSYRYTRHLTRRGWAWEFLRRNPAFQRGLRQALEQAEFEERRFDVEVVRSSLDLTRWGLLFRKLVEA
- a CDS encoding acyl-homoserine-lactone synthase, whose protein sequence is MIELIAPGWYGAFADELHEIHRLRYRVFKERLDWKVRTTGGFEIDSFDPLKPHYLVLRDSVGGGVRLLPPTGPTMLRDAFSRLLEGRTAPEEPSVWESSRFAPNLPLYAPTGSGSIAAAAYELLAGMIEFGLSRQVTHIVMATDLRMERILRRAGWPLARIGPPQTIGTSRADAGCLDVSEERLAAVRHNGSLGGPILWGPVLCTGA
- a CDS encoding iron-sulfur cluster assembly accessory protein, producing the protein MITLTENAVAAVKAALSRADEPAEGFRMMVEAGGCAGLKYLMGLESVSREGDAIMETDGVKVFVDANSQPHLAGMTVDFITDLESSGFVFDNPNARDKCACGKCFG